A single window of Pseudophryne corroboree isolate aPseCor3 chromosome 5, aPseCor3.hap2, whole genome shotgun sequence DNA harbors:
- the IRX1 gene encoding iroquois-class homeodomain protein IRX-1 has product MSFPQLGYPQYLSAGQAAIYGGDRQGVLAAAAAAAAAAAAAGSGRPAGSELGSTSTAAVTSVLGMYTSPYSTPNYSAFLPYTTDLTLFSQMGSQYELKDNPGVHPAAFAAHTAQGYYPYGQFQYGDPGRPKNATRESTSTLKAWLNEHRKNPYPTKGEKIMLAIITKMTLTQVSTWFANARRRLKKENKVTWGARSKEDGNLFGSDNEGDHEKTEDDEEIDLESIDIDKIDDNDGEQSNEEDDDKSDHMRPGDKESLKKESVVMLAGTDGLTSKDSLSLVKENSDSSNTRIVSPGGQGNLQEPPHNKPKIWSLAETATSPDGALKSSPSPPQVNHTSPPIQHPAFLPSHGLYTCQIGKFHNWTNGAFLTQSSLINMRSLLGVNHHHASHHNHHHLQAHQQAPLITANLGALSSDKTTERTSLKHTDRENVPRTDSPPQLKSSFQAVRENSLSQQDGTPRILTALPSA; this is encoded by the exons atgtccttcccgcagctgggctacccccagTACCTCAGCGCTGGTCAGGCGGctatctatggaggggaccggcagggggttCTGGCCGCAGCAgccgcggcagcagcagcagcggccgcagccggatcagggaggcctgcagggtcggagctgggcagcacttccaccgccgctgtcacctctgtgctgggcatgtacaccagtccctaCAGCACTCCCAACTACAGCGCCTTCCTGCCCTACACCACCGATCTCACACTCTTCTCTCAGATG GGATCACAGTATGAACTTAAGGATAACCCTGGAGTCCATCCAGCTGCCTTTGCTGCACATACTGCCCAAGGTTATTACCCCTATGGGCAGTTTCAGTATGGTGATCCAGGACGACCGAAGAATGCCACCAGGGAAAGTACCAGCACGTTGAAGGCCTGGCTGAATGAGCACAGGAAGAACCCTTACCCCACCAAGGGTGAGAAGATCATGCTGGCCATTATCACCAAGATGACCCTTACTCAGGTCTCCACCTGGTTTGCCAACGCCAGGAGGAGGCTGAAGAAAGAAAACAAGGTGACGTGGGGCGCTCGGAGTAAGGAAGATGGCAATCTTTTTGGAAGTGACAATGAAGGGGACCATGAGAAAACTGAAGACGACGAGGAAATCGACCTGGAGAGCATAGATATTGATAAAATAGACGATAACGACGGAGAACAGAGTAACGAAGAGGATGACGATAAATCGGATCACATGAGGCCGGGCGACAAAGAAAGTTTAAAAAAGGAAAGCGTGGTGATGCTGGCCGGGACTGATGGACTTACATCTAAGGACTCTTTGTCACTGGTGAAAGAAAACTCTGACTCCAGCAACACCAGAATTGTGAGCCCCGGAGGACAGGGGAATTTACAAGAACCTCCTCATAACAAACCAAAAATCTGGTCTTTGGCAGAGACAGCAACCAGCCCTGATGGTGCCCTAAAGTCTTCTCCTTCACCACCTCAAGTAAACCATACATCTCCACCTATTCAGCATCCTGCTTTCCTACCTAGCCATGGACTATACACATGCCAGATTGGCAAATTCCACAATTGGACAAATGGCGCTTTCCTCACTCAGAGTTCCCTAATTAATATGAGGTCCTTGTTAGGAGTGAATCACCATCACGCTTCTCATCACAATCACCACCACCTCCAGGCCCACCAACAAGCACCCCTCATCACAGCCAACCTGGGAGCACTCAGCAGCGACAAAACCACAGAAAGAACCAGTCTTAAGCACACAG ACAGAGAAAATGTTCCAAGGACCGACTCTCCTCCACAGCTAAAATCTTCCTTTCAGGCTGTTCGTGAAAA ctctttgtcacagCAGGACGGAACACCTCGTATATTAACGGCCCTTCCTTCTGCCTGA